From the Acidisarcina polymorpha genome, the window GGAATTGACTCCGGTATAGGCATTATTCAGCTCGATTCGATCTACCTTCTCCAATCAATCAGACCGGAAATGAAGGATGCGACGGAAGCGCAGATGCAGTGCGCACGAGGGCTCCTAGAAAGGTTCGTGCCCAACGACATCATGCTGAACAGCCTAAGATTGGAGGTACTCGCGTCATACGGAGGATTGGAACTCATAGTGTCTGTGGAAGAGGCAATTGCTGAGATGCGCGCCTTGATTTCTGCTGATCAGCCCCCCGCGCAACTTCTTGAGTGGGCTCAAATGGAACGTGCTGATGTGGGCCAGCTACGAAGGGAATGGGCCTGCGGATGTCTATCAAAAATATTCGAGGATGTGTTCCAAGGCGTTTATTGGGACGCTTACCAGGCCCTGAACGATCCAGACAAGGTCGAGATTCTTTGCTTAGCCGGAATGGCGGAGAGGACCGGATTCCTGAGTGACTGGGTTATTTCGGAACTGCACAAGTTCGAAGGAGAGGGCATCGTTACCGTATATGCCTATTGGGCTAAAGGTATTGATGCTGAAGCTCTCTCTCCTCAAGAAGCGGTCGTTACCTATATGCTGGCAATCCAAGGCTGGGCCAAGTCTCAATCGCTCCCGCCGACCTACAGAGAACCGATTTCCAGCGACGACAAGGCGTGGAATCTCGTAGGTGAGCTATTGTTCTGGCATTTCCGGCGCGGAGATGTTGAGGCTTCGACCGAACGAGCTGAAGAGATTTGGCGAAGGCTCGCCGACGACGTGCCTAATGCAGTTCCGGATGTGTTCTATCAAATAAGTGATTCCCATTGGCACGTGCGCTCCGAGCCGTTTTCCATCAGGCTCGATCTCTTGCATCCTGATAAGGCTCGTCCACTGTTAGAAAGTGCGATTCAACATCGCACATCACTGACAAGCATTTTTGAGCGCGGCGGCTTCCGGGACCAGGGCCTGATGCTTTATGTCCTCTCAACGCTAGGCAAGATAGGGAATCTGCAGACGGCTGGGATAGTGACAGGTCTTGTCGAAGATCCGGTGCTGGGCAAACATGCCATCGCGGCTATCGCTGCAATACGTTCTCGAATGGAGAGATCTTAGCCATTTGATCTGGCTGCCGCACCGTTGGCCTCCCGAAGCCCACACTGTATGCTTATATCCGCTAAGCATCTTGTCGGGAGAGCGTTGCAAGTGCGACATGTCGACTGGCGATAACCGACCAAGCGGCGCGTACATTGAATCCGGCGTGAACTGATATCCGGGGATTATGCGGGAACATACGCTAGAGTTGCCAAGGGAGGTCACGGCTGAATCCGTAATCGGATACGCACGTCTCTTTCAGCTGGAAAACTGGCTTCGTGAGCTCGTTTACCTTGAAACGAAGGCCAACTTCGGGAAAGGCTGGTGGACCGAAGCCGAGCAGGCGCTTGCGCGTAGCGACTCGTCCGGTATCCCAGCTGACAAGTCTATTGTCAGGGACAAGAAACATCGGCACATGGCAACGCCTGAGAATGATCCGTTGTGGTTCCTGTCGCTTGATTCGCTCTTGAAGATCATCTTCGATGCGCAGTTGTGGCCGCTGTTCGAGGGATATTTAACGACGAAAGATCTTCTTCAGGCTAAGTTTTCAGAGATCACCCCTATTCGCAACCGCGTTAGTCACAATCGGTCGCTGCACAAAGATGACATTGACAGGCTCCGCAGGGTGTTGCGTGATCTCGATCATGGCTTCTGGCGATTTTGCACGTCCTTCAACGATCATCACAATTTCATCGCAGACTTGAGATCCGATCCCATCTATTTACATTTTCGTGACCGCATCGGGTTTGATTACGCTGAGGTGGGGCCCAACAGATGGGCGCTCGTGGGTTCGACAGTAGGGATGACACAAAACGTCATGGTCGGATATTCGTACCGCCCCGGAGCCGACAGAACGGAATTTGCAGCCAAGGGGAGGCTCTATCACTTTAATTTCTCGCAGATTGCTCGTCGTGGACGTCCGCTCGACTATCAGAAGATTCTTGAACATTGCCAAGTCTT encodes:
- a CDS encoding Swt1 family HEPN domain-containing protein, which encodes MREHTLELPREVTAESVIGYARLFQLENWLRELVYLETKANFGKGWWTEAEQALARSDSSGIPADKSIVRDKKHRHMATPENDPLWFLSLDSLLKIIFDAQLWPLFEGYLTTKDLLQAKFSEITPIRNRVSHNRSLHKDDIDRLRRVLRDLDHGFWRFCTSFNDHHNFIADLRSDPIYLHFRDRIGFDYAEVGPNRWALVGSTVGMTQNVMVGYSYRPGADRTEFAAKGRLYHFNFSQIARRGRPLDYQKILEHCQVLFPMIVYVILDSFQNGLRVSIPALYSPQEIIETAERFYYATGNLFTFSYREQFEKPADSKGGFQFADYEAINRVFEEIAARWPHYVIPPGHALEVLGPDTPCSFFEA